One region of Olleya sp. Hel_I_94 genomic DNA includes:
- a CDS encoding glycosyltransferase family 9 protein, producing the protein MKKILVIQNKRIGDVLIASVIAQNMKTVFPDSQIDYLVYDFTTGVIENNPNIDNIIAVNEKELKQFKFMQRLIRRVKKNNYDIIFDPYSKLQSRIICYFSGASLRIGFQKRGKNPWFNFYTHTVPLLDEKKHISGKAIEDRINMFNCFFPLPENKIDYEPHIVLTDKEQQYNKLEKYNKPAIMLGILGSTPQKSMPYQYIVSLINHITTTYDVNVLFNYAPHQKEDALNIYNQCQNKSNIIIDIYEDSIRGFITLMNKCLLLVGNEGGIVHISKALNKPTFTIFSPYVLKEHWASFEDGKKHTSIHLLEEKPNLFDEFSVEQRRKIEENPHELYQMLTPEMILKKLTPFLDLHLKAFKN; encoded by the coding sequence ATGAAGAAAATTCTTGTCATACAAAATAAACGCATTGGTGATGTGCTTATCGCATCAGTAATTGCTCAAAATATGAAAACTGTTTTTCCTGATAGTCAAATTGATTATTTGGTGTATGACTTTACAACTGGTGTTATTGAAAACAATCCAAACATTGATAACATTATAGCAGTAAATGAAAAAGAATTGAAGCAATTTAAATTTATGCAACGCTTGATTAGACGTGTTAAAAAAAATAACTATGATATTATTTTTGACCCTTACTCTAAATTACAAAGTCGGATTATTTGTTATTTTTCTGGCGCTAGCTTGCGAATAGGTTTTCAGAAAAGAGGTAAAAACCCTTGGTTTAATTTTTACACTCACACTGTCCCTTTATTAGATGAAAAAAAACATATAAGTGGTAAAGCTATTGAAGACAGGATAAATATGTTTAACTGCTTTTTTCCGTTACCTGAAAATAAAATCGATTATGAACCTCACATAGTTTTAACCGATAAAGAGCAACAATACAACAAGTTAGAAAAATATAATAAGCCAGCAATTATGCTAGGTATTTTAGGTAGTACACCTCAAAAATCCATGCCATATCAATATATTGTTAGCTTAATAAATCATATTACAACAACTTATGATGTCAATGTATTATTTAATTATGCACCACATCAAAAAGAAGATGCTTTAAATATTTACAACCAATGTCAAAATAAGTCCAATATTATTATTGATATTTATGAAGATAGCATTAGAGGTTTTATAACTTTAATGAATAAATGTCTACTACTAGTAGGTAACGAAGGTGGTATTGTACACATATCCAAAGCGTTAAACAAACCAACATTTACAATTTTTTCGCCTTATGTTTTAAAAGAACATTGGGCTAGTTTTGAAGATGGTAAAAAACACACATCTATCCATTTATTAGAAGAAAAACCAAATTTATTTGACGAGTTTAGTGTAGAACAAAGACGTAAAATTGAAGAAAATCCGCACGAATTATATCAAATGTTAACACCTGAAATGATCTTAAAAAAATTGACTCCGTTTTTAGATTTACACTTAAAAGCTTTTAAAAACTAA
- a CDS encoding glycosyltransferase family 2 protein → MKIDTSIIISTYNSPEWLAKVLYGYNNQTYRNFEIVIADDGSKQETIDLVKSIEKEVFYPIIHVWHEDNGFQKSEILNKSITQCTSDYIIMSDGDCIPRQDFVEVHVKEREIGYFLSGGYFMLPMDISHAITKEDIYKANCFNLKWLKKNGLKASFKNNKLTAKGLKSKILNALTPTNASWNGHNASGWKKDIIAVNGLDERMQYGGQDRELGERLMNLGIKSKQIRYSAICIHLDHKRGYKNEASIAKNRAIRDVTKNEKKAWTDFGIVKKA, encoded by the coding sequence ATGAAAATAGATACTTCAATAATAATTAGCACATATAATTCTCCGGAATGGTTAGCAAAAGTACTGTATGGTTATAATAATCAAACCTACCGTAATTTTGAAATCGTAATCGCAGATGATGGTTCTAAACAAGAGACCATAGATTTAGTTAAATCCATAGAGAAAGAGGTCTTTTATCCTATCATCCACGTGTGGCATGAGGATAATGGTTTCCAGAAATCTGAAATTTTAAACAAATCTATCACACAATGTACGTCGGATTACATTATCATGTCTGATGGTGATTGTATACCACGTCAAGATTTTGTTGAAGTGCATGTTAAGGAGCGAGAGATTGGTTATTTTTTATCTGGTGGTTACTTTATGTTACCAATGGATATTTCTCATGCAATCACAAAAGAAGATATTTATAAAGCCAATTGTTTTAATCTAAAATGGCTTAAAAAGAATGGCTTAAAAGCATCCTTTAAAAATAATAAGTTAACTGCTAAAGGCTTAAAATCTAAGATTTTAAATGCTTTAACACCAACAAATGCTAGCTGGAATGGACATAATGCTTCTGGTTGGAAAAAAGATATTATTGCAGTCAATGGTTTGGATGAGCGTATGCAATATGGTGGTCAGGACCGAGAGCTTGGTGAGCGTTTAATGAATTTAGGTATAAAAAGTAAACAAATAAGATACTCAGCGATTTGTATTCATTTAGATCATAAACGTGGTTATAAAAATGAAGCTTCAATAGCAAAAAATAGAGCGATTAGAGACGTCACTAAAAATGAGAAAAAGGCTTGGACAGATTTTGGAATTGTAAAAAAGGCTTAG
- a CDS encoding glycosyltransferase family 2 protein, translated as MDAITVIIPTYNEEAYIAQAIQSVDFASQVIVVDSNSTDNTVKIAQQMGCEVYLRAFDNFSNQKNHALQFAKGDWILFVDADERIPYALQQEIFEAISSNKHAGYKLNFPHYYMNRFLYHHSDNVTRLVKRNNCKFEGLVHEKLIIDGTIGQLKNPVLHFTYKGLLHYISKKDSYAWFQAEQMLKKGKKATYFHLAFKPFYRFFSSYILRRGFMDGIPGLTVASVNAYGVFSRYVKLMLLQKGIK; from the coding sequence ATGGATGCTATTACAGTAATTATACCAACTTATAACGAGGAAGCTTACATTGCGCAAGCGATCCAATCTGTGGACTTTGCTTCTCAAGTTATTGTTGTGGACTCCAATAGTACTGATAATACAGTAAAAATTGCACAACAAATGGGTTGCGAGGTCTATTTACGTGCATTTGACAATTTTTCTAACCAAAAAAATCACGCGTTACAATTTGCAAAAGGTGACTGGATTTTATTTGTAGATGCTGACGAGCGTATACCTTATGCCTTGCAACAAGAAATTTTTGAAGCTATAAGCAGTAATAAACATGCTGGATACAAGCTTAATTTTCCGCATTATTACATGAATAGGTTTTTATACCATCACAGTGATAATGTGACACGATTAGTAAAACGTAACAACTGTAAATTTGAAGGTCTGGTGCACGAAAAACTGATTATTGATGGTACCATTGGACAGTTAAAAAATCCTGTGCTTCATTTTACCTATAAAGGATTACTACATTACATAAGCAAAAAAGATAGCTACGCGTGGTTTCAGGCAGAGCAAATGCTTAAAAAAGGAAAAAAAGCGACTTATTTTCATTTAGCGTTTAAACCCTTTTATCGTTTTTTTAGTAGTTATATTTTAAGGCGTGGATTTATGGATGGTATTCCTGGTTTGACTGTTGCAAGCGTAAATGCTTATGGTGTGTTTTCTAGGTATGTCAAGTTAATGTTACTTCAAAAAGGAATTAAATAA